From one Triticum aestivum cultivar Chinese Spring chromosome 4B, IWGSC CS RefSeq v2.1, whole genome shotgun sequence genomic stretch:
- the LOC123092866 gene encoding DNA polymerase I isoform X1 yields MACCCFRAAAVPRLLFRAAARPLQLPLAVSRKGFSGQSVLPVTDSVESFQGPSVDHAPRIPLYDDSLPSGVSTILTNPGENVAPADPSKSRIMLVDGTSVMYRSYYKILAQLQHGQLEHADGNGDWVLTIFKALSLLLDMLEFLPSHVAMVFDHDGVPYGHYTAMPSKECHMAKGMTFRHMLYPAYKSNRTSTPDTIVQGMQYLKASIKAMSIKVIEVPGVEADDAIGTLAVNSVSAGYKVRVVSPDKDFFQILSPSLRLLRISPRGSGMVSFGVEDFVKRYGALKPSQFVDVVALSGDKADNIPGVEGIGDVNAVKLITKFGSLENLLRSVDEVEDQRIKQALISQSEQALLCKSLAILRCDLPSYMVPFKTPDLVFQKPKDDGAKFINLLRALEAYAEGSSADQIIRRALHLWNKLES; encoded by the exons ATGGCGTGCTGCTGCTTCCGCGCCGCCGCGGTGCCGCGCCTCCTCTTCCGCGCCGCCGCGCGGCCCCTCCAGTTGCCGCTCGCCGTCTCCCGTAAG GGTTTCTCGGGGCAGTCAGTCTTGCCAGTCACTGATTCAGTCGAGAGTTTTCAAGGACCGTCAGTGGATCATGCCCCACGGATTCCGTTGTATGACGACAGCTTGCCCTCAGGCGTGTCGACCATATTAACGAATCCTGGCGAGAATGTTGCTCCCGCTGATCCTTCAAAGAGTAGAATCATGCTTGTTGATGGAACCTCAGTGATGTACAGATCCTACTACAAGATATTAG CACAGCTGCAACATGGTCAGTTGGAACATGCTGATGGCAATGGGGATTGGGTTTTAACTATATTCAAAGCTCTGTCACTG CTTCTTGACATGTTGGAGTTCCTTCCGTCTCATGTTGCG ATGGTGTTTGACCATGACG GAGTCCCATATGGTCATTATACGGCCATGCCATCCAaagaatgtcacatggcaaaag GAATGACTTTTCGACATATGTTATATCCTGCTTATAAGAGCAATCGCACCTCAACACCAGACACCATTGTTCAGGGCATGCAATACTTGAAGGCATCTATCAAAGCAATGTCAATTAAAGTAATCGAG GTTCCAGGTGTCGAAGCTGATGATGCTATTGGTACACTAGCTGTCAACAGTGTGTCTGCAGGCTACAAG GTCCGTGTTGTCTCCCCTGATAAAGATTTCTTCCAAATTTTATCACCTTCTCTACGTTTGCTGAGGATTTCTCCACGTGGTTCTGG GATGGTTTCATTTGGAGTCGAAGATTTCGTGAAGAGATATGGAGCATTAAAGCCATCACAGTTTGTTGATGTTGTTGCACTTTCAGGCGACAAAGCTGATAATATACCAG GAGTTGAAGGAATTGGAGATGTTAATGCAGTAAAACTAATAACTAAGTTTG GTTCGTTGGAGAACTTATTGAGATCAGTGGATGAAGTCGAGGACCAGCGAATCAAACAG GCTTTGATCTCTCAATCAGAACAGGCATTACTCTGCAAAAGCCTG GCCATATTACGTTGTGACCTTCCATCGTACATGGTTCCTTTTAAGACCCCTGACCTCGTATTCCAGAAGCCAAAG GATGATGGAGCCAAATTCATAAATCTGTTGCGAGCTTTGGAAGCGTATGCAGAAGGATCGTCGGCAGACCAAATCATCAGAAGAGCTTTGCATCTCTGGAACAAACTTGAATCATGA
- the LOC123092867 gene encoding glucan endo-1,3-beta-glucosidase 7, with protein sequence MEGRRWQMDAAAMIFGLLHGAFLFQFATSQSFIGVNYGTLADNLSPAASTASLLTSTSIGKLRLYEPQQDLVAALAGSNISILLGVPNSDVPSLAASPAAAASWAAANIPTMVSVSAISVGNELLNSGDPTLGPQLLPAMQNLLAALPAGSTTKISTVHSMAVLAASDPPSSGAFHMDLAGSLDPVLDFLRQNGSPFMINPYPYFAYASDTRDETLAFCLFQPNPGRVDAGSGLNYMNMFDAQLDAVRAALDGKGYAGVDIVIAETGWPYRGDADEAGATPDNARAYNGNLVAHLRSQVGTPRTPGRSVDTYLFALYDEDLKPGPVSERSFGLYQADLTANYDIGLAKGSASPSTSGQIGVTATPAQAAPQAGRGATPAGYCVPTSTVPGNTQQVQQQSSSCYVPGTAASPKGDAGVLLLVLFGALLGLAMVAESR encoded by the exons ATGGAAGGCAGAAGGTGGCAGATGGATGCTGCTGCTATGATCTTCGGGCTCCTACACGGCGCCTTCCTCTTCCAATTCGCAA CGTCGCAGTCGTTCATCGGGGTCAACTACGGGACGCTCGCGGACAACCTGTCGCCAGCGGCGTCGACGGCCAGCCTGCTCACGTCGACGTCCATCGGCAAGCTCCGCCTCTACGAGCCGCAGCAGGACCTCGTCGCGGCGCTCGCGGGCTCCAACATCTCCATCCTCCTGGGCGTCCCCAACTCCGACGTCCCGAGCCTCGCCGCCTCACCGGCCGCCGCGGCGTCGTGGGCCGCGGCGAACATCCCCACCATGGTGTCCGTCTCCGCCATCTCCGTCGGCAACGAgctcctcaactccggcgaccccACGCTCGGCCCGCAGCTCCTCCCAGCCATGCAGAACCTCCTCGCCGCGCTCCCCGCAGGCTCAACCACCAAG ATCTCGACGGTGCATTCGATGGCGGTGCTGGCGGCGTCGGACCCGCCGTCCTCCGGCGCGTTCCACATGGACCTCGCCGGCAGCCTGGACCCGGTGCTGGATTTCCTGCGGCAGAACGGCTCGCCGTTCATGATCAACCCGTACCCGTATTTCGCGTACGCGTCGGACACGCGGGACGAGACGCTGGCCTTCTGCCTGTTCCAGCCCAACCCGGGCCGCGTGGACGCCGGGTCGGGGCTGAACTACATGAACATGTTCGACGCGCAGCTGGATGCCGTCCGGGCGGCGCTGGACGGCAAGGGGTACGCGGGCGTGGACATCGTCATCGCCGAGACCGGGTGGCCGTACAGGGGGGACGCCGACGAGGCCGGCGCCACGCCGGACAACGCCAGGGCGTACAACGGCAACCTCGTGGCGCACCTCAGGTCGCAGGTGGGCACGCCGCGGACGCCCGGCAGGTCGGTGGACACGTACCTCTTCGCGCTCTACGACGAGGACCTCAAGCCCGGGCCCGTGTCGGAGCGGTCGTTCGGGCTGTACCAGGCCGACCTCACGGCCAACTACGACATCGGTCTCGCCAAAGGCAGCGCCAGCCCCAGCACGTCCGGCCAGATCGGCGTCACCGCAACTCCGGCGCAG GCTGCGCCGCAGGCCGGGAGGGGGGCGACGCCGGCAGGGTACTGTGTGCCGACGAGCACCGTGCCGGGGAACACGCAGCAGGTGCAGCAGCAGAGCAGCTCGTGCTACGTCCCGGGAACAGCAGCATCGCCGAAaggtgacgccggcgtgctgcTGCTTGTCTTGTTTGGTGCTTTGCTGGGCCTGGCAATGGTGGCCGAAAGTAGATGA
- the LOC123092865 gene encoding coatomer subunit gamma-1: protein MPRSLAGDLTDPEMAQPYMKKDDDDSDIEYSPFFGIEKGAVLQEARAFHDPQLDARRCSQVITKLLYLINQGESFTKVEATEVFFAVTKLFQSNDAGLRRLVYLMIKELSPSSDEVFIVTSSLMKDMNSKTDMYRANAIRVLCRIIDGNLLTQIERYLKQAIVDKNPVVASAALVSGIHLLQANPEIVKRWSNEVQEAVQSRAALVQFHGLALLHQTRQNDRLAVSKLVSSLTRGSVRSPLAQCLLIRYTSQVIRESSNTQSGDRPFFDYLESCLRHKAEMVILEAARKITEMDVTSRELAPAITVLQLFLSSSKPVLRFAAVRTLNKVAITRPLAVTNCNVDLESLMSDQNRSIATLAITTLLKTGNESSVDRLMKQITSFMSDISDEFKIVVIEAIRSLCLKFPLKYRSMMIFLSNSLREEGGFEYKKAIVDSIVTLIGAIPDVKEIGLLHLCEFIEDCEFTYLSSQILHFLGNEGPRTSDPSRYIRYIYNRVILENPTVRASAVSTLAKFGALVDELKPRIFVLLRRCLFDTDDEVRDRATLYLQTLNGEVAVGNSEKDVKEFLFGSFDVPLANLEASLRTHEPSEEPFDISLVSREARSHPLQDKKAPGKKPPAGAPAPAPVSAVDAYQKMLSSIAEFSGFGRLFKSSEPVELTEAETEYAVNVVKHIYENHVVLQYNCTNTIPEQLLEDVTVYVDATDAEEFSEVCSKPLKSLPYDSPGQIFVAFEKPEHVPAIGKFSNVLKFTVKEVDTSSGEADEDGVEDEYQLEDLEIVSADYMLRVAVSNFRNAWENMDPESERVDEYGLGARESLAEAVNAVTSILGMQPCEGTEVVPSNARSHVCLLSGVYIGGVKVLVRLSFGLSGPKEVAMKLAVRSDDPEVSDKIHEIVASG, encoded by the exons ATGCCTCGCTCCCTCGCCGGCGACCTCACCGACCCGGAGATGGCGCAGCCCTACATGAAGAAGGACGACGACGACTCCGACA TTGAGTACTCACCATTTTTCGGGATTGAGAAGGGGGCTGTTCTGCAGGAGGCACGGGCTTTCCATGATCCCCAGCTTGATGCCAGACGATGCTCGCAA GTTATCACCAAGCTATTATATTTAATTAATCAAGGAGAGTCATTTACAAAG GTTGAGGCCACAGAAGTTTTCTTTGCAGTTACTAAGTTATTCCAGTCCAATGATGCTGGTCTCAGGAGGCTGGTGTATTTGATGATCAAAGAGCTTTCTCCATCATCAGACGAG GTTTTCATAGTCACAAGCTCATTGATGAAAGATATGAACAGTAAGACAGATATGTACCGTGCCAATGCAATTAGAGTTCTCTGTAGAATAATAGACGGCAACCTCCTTACTCAAATCGAGAGATACTTGAAGCAAGCTATTGTAGACAAAAATCCTGTGGTTGCTAGTGCTGCTCTTGTTAGTGGTATCCACCTGCTTCAG GCAAATCCAGAAATCGTGAAAAGATGGAGCAACGAAGTGCAGGAAGCTGTGCAATCAAGAGCTGCACTTGTGCAATTTCATGGCCTTGCTCTTCTTCACCAG ACCAGACAGAATGACCGTTTGGCTGTTAGCAAGCTCGTCTCTAGTTTGACCAGGGGGTCAGTGCGCTCACCCCTTGCACAATGTCTTCTGATTCGTTACACGAGCCAG GTAATACGTGAGTCAAGCAACACCCAAAGTGGTGATCGCCCATTTTTTGATTATCTGGAATCATGTCTCAGACATAAAGCAGAAATGGTGATTTTAGAGGCTGCGAGGAAAATAACAGAGATGGATGTGACAAGTCGTGAATTAGCACCAGCGATTACTGTGTTACAATTATTTTTGAGCTCATCCAAGCCCGTGCTTCGATTTGCAGCTGTCCGAACACTCAATAAG GTTGCTATAACACGCCCTTTGGCAGTGACAAACTGCAATGTTGACTTGGAGAGTCTGATGTCAGACCAGAACAGGAGTATAGCGACCCTGGCAATCACTACACTTCTTAAAACTGGCAATGAATCAAGTGTGGATCGCCTCATGAAACAAATTACCAGTTTCATGTCTGATATATCAGATGAATTCAAGATAGTTGTCATTGAAGCTATACGATCTCTTTGCCTGAAGTTTCCACTGAAGTATCGTTCGAT GATGATTTTCTTAAGTAACAGTTTGAGAGAAGAAGGGGGCTTTGAGTATAAAAAGGCCATAGTTGATTCTATAGTTACCCTGATCGGCGCGATACCAGACGTGAAAGAAATTGGCCTTCTGCATCTTTGCGAATTCATTGAAGACTGTGAATTCACATATCTTTCTAGTCAG ATATTGCATTTTTTGGGAAATGAAGGGCCAAGAACATCAGATCCAAGCAGATACATACGGTACATCTACAACCGTGTGATATTGGAAAATCCCACTGTTCGTGCTAGTGCTGTCAGTACACTGGCGAAGTTTGGTGCCTTAGTCGATGAATTGAAG CCTCGGATATTTGTTCTCCTGCGCCGGTGCCTGTTTGACACTGATGATGAG GTCCGCGACCGTGCTACACTTTACCTCCAAACTCTGAATGGTGAAGTTGCTGTAGGTAACTCTGAGAAGGACGTGAAGGAATTTCTATTTGGATCCTTTGATGTGCCTCTTGCCAACTTGGAAGCAAGTCTAAGAACCCAT GAACCATCCGAGGAGCCCTTTGATATTTCCTTGGTGTCAAGAGAAGCCAGATCACATCCACTTCAAGATAAAAAGGCCCCTGGAAAGAAGCCACCTGCTGGTGCTCCCGCCCCTGCGCCTGTTTCAGCTGTTGATGCTTATCAGAAGATGCTTTCATCTATCGCTGAGTTCTCTGGATTCGGAAGGCTCTTCAAG TCCTCAGAACCTGTGGAGCTGACAGAGGCAGAGACTGAATATGCAGTTAATGTGGTTAAGCACATCTATGAAAACCATGTTGTATTGCAGTACAACTGTACAAACACCATACCTGAACAGCTGCTAGAAGAT GTTACAGTATACGTTGATGCCACGGATGCTGAAGAGTTTTCAGAAGTTTGTTCAAAGCCTCTTAAAAGCTTGCCTTATGATTCACCTGGGCAAATTTTTGTTGCTTTTGAAAAGCCGGAACATGTTCCTGCAATCGGGAAATTTTCAAATGTATTGAAGTTCACTGTTAAAGAG GTTGACACATCTTCAGGGGAAGCTGATGAAGATGGTGTGGAGGATGAATACCAGCTAGAAGATCTTGAAATTGTTTCAGCTGATTATATGCTGAGGGTTGCAGTTTCTAACTTTAGGAATGCCTGGGAGAATATGGACCCAGAAAGTGAGCGTGTGGATGAGTATGGACTCGGGGCTAGAGAGAGCTTGGCTGAGGCCGTGAATGCTGTCACTAGTATCCTTGGCATGCAACCGTGTGAG GGCACTGAGGTTGTACCAAGCAATGCAAGATCGCACGTTTGCCTGCTGTCTGGGGTGTATATAGGGGGCGTCAAGGTTCTTGTCAGGTTATCATTTGGACTAAGCGGGCCCAAGGAAGTGGCGATGAAGCTGGCGGTAAGGTCAGATGACCCCGAAGTCAGCGACAAGATCCATGAGATTGTTGCCAGTGGGTAA
- the LOC123092866 gene encoding DNA polymerase I isoform X2, producing MACCCFRAAAVPRLLFRAAARPLQLPLAVSRKSVLPVTDSVESFQGPSVDHAPRIPLYDDSLPSGVSTILTNPGENVAPADPSKSRIMLVDGTSVMYRSYYKILAQLQHGQLEHADGNGDWVLTIFKALSLLLDMLEFLPSHVAMVFDHDGVPYGHYTAMPSKECHMAKGMTFRHMLYPAYKSNRTSTPDTIVQGMQYLKASIKAMSIKVIEVPGVEADDAIGTLAVNSVSAGYKVRVVSPDKDFFQILSPSLRLLRISPRGSGMVSFGVEDFVKRYGALKPSQFVDVVALSGDKADNIPGVEGIGDVNAVKLITKFGSLENLLRSVDEVEDQRIKQALISQSEQALLCKSLAILRCDLPSYMVPFKTPDLVFQKPKDDGAKFINLLRALEAYAEGSSADQIIRRALHLWNKLES from the exons ATGGCGTGCTGCTGCTTCCGCGCCGCCGCGGTGCCGCGCCTCCTCTTCCGCGCCGCCGCGCGGCCCCTCCAGTTGCCGCTCGCCGTCTCCCGTAAG TCAGTCTTGCCAGTCACTGATTCAGTCGAGAGTTTTCAAGGACCGTCAGTGGATCATGCCCCACGGATTCCGTTGTATGACGACAGCTTGCCCTCAGGCGTGTCGACCATATTAACGAATCCTGGCGAGAATGTTGCTCCCGCTGATCCTTCAAAGAGTAGAATCATGCTTGTTGATGGAACCTCAGTGATGTACAGATCCTACTACAAGATATTAG CACAGCTGCAACATGGTCAGTTGGAACATGCTGATGGCAATGGGGATTGGGTTTTAACTATATTCAAAGCTCTGTCACTG CTTCTTGACATGTTGGAGTTCCTTCCGTCTCATGTTGCG ATGGTGTTTGACCATGACG GAGTCCCATATGGTCATTATACGGCCATGCCATCCAaagaatgtcacatggcaaaag GAATGACTTTTCGACATATGTTATATCCTGCTTATAAGAGCAATCGCACCTCAACACCAGACACCATTGTTCAGGGCATGCAATACTTGAAGGCATCTATCAAAGCAATGTCAATTAAAGTAATCGAG GTTCCAGGTGTCGAAGCTGATGATGCTATTGGTACACTAGCTGTCAACAGTGTGTCTGCAGGCTACAAG GTCCGTGTTGTCTCCCCTGATAAAGATTTCTTCCAAATTTTATCACCTTCTCTACGTTTGCTGAGGATTTCTCCACGTGGTTCTGG GATGGTTTCATTTGGAGTCGAAGATTTCGTGAAGAGATATGGAGCATTAAAGCCATCACAGTTTGTTGATGTTGTTGCACTTTCAGGCGACAAAGCTGATAATATACCAG GAGTTGAAGGAATTGGAGATGTTAATGCAGTAAAACTAATAACTAAGTTTG GTTCGTTGGAGAACTTATTGAGATCAGTGGATGAAGTCGAGGACCAGCGAATCAAACAG GCTTTGATCTCTCAATCAGAACAGGCATTACTCTGCAAAAGCCTG GCCATATTACGTTGTGACCTTCCATCGTACATGGTTCCTTTTAAGACCCCTGACCTCGTATTCCAGAAGCCAAAG GATGATGGAGCCAAATTCATAAATCTGTTGCGAGCTTTGGAAGCGTATGCAGAAGGATCGTCGGCAGACCAAATCATCAGAAGAGCTTTGCATCTCTGGAACAAACTTGAATCATGA
- the LOC123092866 gene encoding DNA polymerase I isoform X3, with product MACCCFRAAAVPRLLFRAAARPLQLPLAVSRKGFSGQSVLPVTDSVESFQGPSVDHAPRIPLYDDSLPSGVSTILTNPGENVAPADPSKSRIMLVDGTSVMYRSYYKILAQLQHGQLEHADGNGDWVLTIFKALSLLLDMLEFLPSHVAMVFDHDGMTFRHMLYPAYKSNRTSTPDTIVQGMQYLKASIKAMSIKVIEVPGVEADDAIGTLAVNSVSAGYKVRVVSPDKDFFQILSPSLRLLRISPRGSGMVSFGVEDFVKRYGALKPSQFVDVVALSGDKADNIPGVEGIGDVNAVKLITKFGSLENLLRSVDEVEDQRIKQALISQSEQALLCKSLAILRCDLPSYMVPFKTPDLVFQKPKDDGAKFINLLRALEAYAEGSSADQIIRRALHLWNKLES from the exons ATGGCGTGCTGCTGCTTCCGCGCCGCCGCGGTGCCGCGCCTCCTCTTCCGCGCCGCCGCGCGGCCCCTCCAGTTGCCGCTCGCCGTCTCCCGTAAG GGTTTCTCGGGGCAGTCAGTCTTGCCAGTCACTGATTCAGTCGAGAGTTTTCAAGGACCGTCAGTGGATCATGCCCCACGGATTCCGTTGTATGACGACAGCTTGCCCTCAGGCGTGTCGACCATATTAACGAATCCTGGCGAGAATGTTGCTCCCGCTGATCCTTCAAAGAGTAGAATCATGCTTGTTGATGGAACCTCAGTGATGTACAGATCCTACTACAAGATATTAG CACAGCTGCAACATGGTCAGTTGGAACATGCTGATGGCAATGGGGATTGGGTTTTAACTATATTCAAAGCTCTGTCACTG CTTCTTGACATGTTGGAGTTCCTTCCGTCTCATGTTGCG ATGGTGTTTGACCATGACG GAATGACTTTTCGACATATGTTATATCCTGCTTATAAGAGCAATCGCACCTCAACACCAGACACCATTGTTCAGGGCATGCAATACTTGAAGGCATCTATCAAAGCAATGTCAATTAAAGTAATCGAG GTTCCAGGTGTCGAAGCTGATGATGCTATTGGTACACTAGCTGTCAACAGTGTGTCTGCAGGCTACAAG GTCCGTGTTGTCTCCCCTGATAAAGATTTCTTCCAAATTTTATCACCTTCTCTACGTTTGCTGAGGATTTCTCCACGTGGTTCTGG GATGGTTTCATTTGGAGTCGAAGATTTCGTGAAGAGATATGGAGCATTAAAGCCATCACAGTTTGTTGATGTTGTTGCACTTTCAGGCGACAAAGCTGATAATATACCAG GAGTTGAAGGAATTGGAGATGTTAATGCAGTAAAACTAATAACTAAGTTTG GTTCGTTGGAGAACTTATTGAGATCAGTGGATGAAGTCGAGGACCAGCGAATCAAACAG GCTTTGATCTCTCAATCAGAACAGGCATTACTCTGCAAAAGCCTG GCCATATTACGTTGTGACCTTCCATCGTACATGGTTCCTTTTAAGACCCCTGACCTCGTATTCCAGAAGCCAAAG GATGATGGAGCCAAATTCATAAATCTGTTGCGAGCTTTGGAAGCGTATGCAGAAGGATCGTCGGCAGACCAAATCATCAGAAGAGCTTTGCATCTCTGGAACAAACTTGAATCATGA